The Microbacterium natoriense genomic interval CGATCGTCGCGGTGTTCGCCTACACCGCAGTCGTCACCGCGCTGATCTCGTGGGTGCTCTCGAAGACGATCGGTCTGCGGGTCGGCGACGGCATCGAGATCATGGGACTCGACACCACGCTGCACGCCGAGACCGCCTACGACCTGGACGACGTGCGCTCCTGAGCGCCGGTCCCCGAGAAAGGACATCATCATGAAGCTCATCACCGCAGTCGTCCAGCCCGGCGCTCTCGAGCCGATCAAGACCGCCCTCGCCGAGATCGGCGTCACCGGCATGACGATCCTCGACGCGAAGGGGCACGGAAGCCAGGTCGGAAAGGTCGAGGTGTACCGCTCGCAGCGGGTGAAGGTCGACTTCCTCCCCAAGATCCAGATCGAGACGATCGTGACCGATGAGGAGCTCGAGTCGGCGCTCGAGGCGATCCAGGAGGCAGCGCGCACGGGCGCGATCGGCGACGGCAAGATCTGGGTCACAGACGTTCTGCAGGTCATCCGGGTTCGCACGGGAGAGACCGGCCCGACCGCGATCCGCTGAGCACGTCATGTCGCACGGCACCCGCGTGAAGTCCCTCATCGTCCGCCCGACGGACGTCGCCCCGCAGGCATGGGCGAACGGTCTCGGGGTCACGCGGGTGCTCGCCGCGCGACCGGGATGGCGCATCAGTCTCGCGGAGATCGAGGGGCGGATGCCGTTCTCGCCGTTCCTCGGAGCCGATCGCCTGTTGATCCCCCTCAGCCCTGCGGGCGTCGCGCTCGAGATCAACGGCCGCGTGAGCCGCGTGCCGCAGCACTCGGCGATCACGTTCCGCGGAGAGGATCAGGTCTTCGCAGACACCGGCTCGGGCCGGGTGACCGTGGTGAACCTGATGGCTCGACGGTCGAGCGGACGCATGCAATGGGCGATCCGCCGAGTCTCGGGTGCGATCGCCGAGACCGCCGACGCGATCGTCGTGCTCGCAGGAAGGGTGGAGGTGCGCGGCGAGGTGGCGC includes:
- a CDS encoding P-II family nitrogen regulator, with the translated sequence MKLITAVVQPGALEPIKTALAEIGVTGMTILDAKGHGSQVGKVEVYRSQRVKVDFLPKIQIETIVTDEELESALEAIQEAARTGAIGDGKIWVTDVLQVIRVRTGETGPTAIR
- a CDS encoding HutD family protein, which gives rise to MSHGTRVKSLIVRPTDVAPQAWANGLGVTRVLAARPGWRISLAEIEGRMPFSPFLGADRLLIPLSPAGVALEINGRVSRVPQHSAITFRGEDQVFADTGSGRVTVVNLMARRSSGRMQWAIRRVSGAIAETADAIVVLAGRVEVRGEVAPPGAVIRPDARSIAVSSPDASIAIMRVRERRRDRPRL